The following DNA comes from Desulfobaccales bacterium.
CAAAAAAGCCCCCATGATGGCGGCTGGGATCAAAGTCACCGGATCAAAAAGTCTGAGCGCCGCAGCAAAATAGCCCACATCCTCTTTCCCGGCCCAGGGGGTCAAGATAATGACACCTATTTGATTACTTAAAAATAAGGCCAGCAAAATACCCCCAAAAGGGGCGGCGTTCACGACGTATCCCCAGAGAATCCGCCGATTCCAGAATAATTTCACCTTGGTGGAGATATGCATCAAGATAAGGGCGCCAACCGTTACGGCGAGGGCAACGGCAACCAGTTGGGCCGATAATACCCCGGTTAAGCGCCAACCGGAGTAAAGCACCAGGGTGCCAAGGGCCAAGTTGCCGACCGAGAAAACGAGCCGCACCACCATCTCTATTTCAGGTCTCTGGTTGGCTCTGAAGAACGCATTCGTGAATTCCATAAACGAATACACCAAGGCAAAACCGCCCGCTATCGCCATCACGGTGAATTCACTCCTGGGAAAAAACATCAAGACCAGGAGAAAGATACCCCAAGATGTGGCTGCAATGAGCACTTTTACGGTAATGATGCCCCAAAAATATCGGTGGGTATTTATCGGGTCCCTGCCCACTTCTCTTTGAATTATGGTCTCGAAGCCAAATTTGGTGGGGAGGGCGACAAAAGTGGCAACTGCCAGAGAAAAGGCATACAACCCTAATTCCTTTGCCCCCAAAAAACGCGCCACCATGACGAAAAACACCACCCCGAGACCCTTGGCAACTATCTCGATGGTTACGAGCAGGATGCTGTTGCGCACAAATCTCTTGGGGGTGATGCCATTGCCTGGATTTTCCATTCAAGTAATCCTTGCCCGCCTTTTTTCTCAGCCCAGCAAATTGAGGAATAGTAAGGTTCATGCGTTCTTCCGATGCCGGTTCATTTTAGTATTGTGGCTTCTCAGACCCTGGGTTAAGGCGCTTTGTCAAACGCCCAGTGGCCACTGCCAGGCCCATGTATAACCAAAATATCC
Coding sequences within:
- a CDS encoding flippase, whose product is MENPGNGITPKRFVRNSILLVTIEIVAKGLGVVFFVMVARFLGAKELGLYAFSLAVATFVALPTKFGFETIIQREVGRDPINTHRYFWGIITVKVLIAATSWGIFLLVLMFFPRSEFTVMAIAGGFALVYSFMEFTNAFFRANQRPEIEMVVRLVFSVGNLALGTLVLYSGWRLTGVLSAQLVAVALAVTVGALILMHISTKVKLFWNRRILWGYVVNAAPFGGILLALFLSNQIGVIILTPWAGKEDVGYFAAALRLFDPVTLIPAAIMGAFLPMMSGLHIQSLGKFVRTLRFTMKFMFILAVPLVIITSILAHQIVVFLYRESFAPSAQALQILSAVIFFSFWNYTSESVLIARNQERILLKLTWITAGVHVAANLILIPKFSYLGACLAILTTQVIYSMMLFILQMRRYLSLVKLIQIIARPALCAAITALAVFMMRNQYVLLSITAGLAVYMGTLFAFGAVKRSEFDFIHGNIKN